catccagggctttccagcaatatataatagtccatactttgctcgaagataaatgacgtaaactggcatttaacgccagttccatgttccattctagcgtcaaacgccagaaataggttaccagttggagttaaacgcccaaaacaggtcacaacctgacgtttaactccagaaatagctcaggtacgtgagaagctcaagtctcagccccagcagacaccaagtgggctccagaagtggatttctgcactatctatcttagtttactcattttctgtaaatctaggttactagtttagtatttaaataacttttagagacttattttgtacctcatgatattttagatctgaactttgtactttttgatggcatgagtctctaaactccattgttggggtgaggagctctgcagcgtctcgatgaattaatgtaattatttctgttttctattcaaacacgcttgtttttctctaagatgttcattcgcacttcaatatgatgaatgtgatgatccatgacattcatcactattctcaatctatgaacgcgtgcctgacaaccacatccgttctaccttcgattgaatgagtatctcttggattccttaatcagaatctccgtggtataagctagaatccattggcagcattcttgagaatccagaaagtctaaactttgtctatggtattccgagtaggattcagggattgaatgactatgacgagtttcaaactcataagggttgggcgtagttacagacgcaaaaggatcaatggatcctatttcagcatgagtgagaaccgacagatgattagccgtgcggtgacagggcacctggaccattttcattgagaggacggatggtagccattgacaacggtgatccaccaacacacagctttccataggaggaaccttacGTGCGTGAAAAAGATGACAggaagaaagcagagattcagaagacaaagcatctccaaaactccaacacattctccattactgcgtaacaaatactcatttcatgctctttcactttttacaactaaaactaaagaaccctattggtatcctgactaagaataataagataaccatagcttgcttcaagtcggcaatctccgtgagatcaacccttactcacgtaaggtattacttgacgacctaatgcacttgctggttagttgtgcggaattacatagtgtgagtgtaattttcgtgcaccctGGGGTTCCAAGCCAAGTTGGTTGAGCATGATTCTACACCCTCAAGACTTCAAAAGACCTCTTGTCAATGTGTTTTCATCTAAGGACTCCTCCATGGTGACCATCTCTTATGCTTCATCTACAATCTCTGTCAGCATTACCTCTCCTTCAACACCTATCATTCCAACATTGTGTTGAGGAAAGGGAGTACTTTTTACACCTTTTTGGTTTTGTTCTCCATTTAGGAGTATCTTCCCTTCCTTTACTTGCCTATAAAACATCGTCATCACCACATAACAGTCAGTCACTCCATGGCTCTTATTCCGGTGCACCTTGCAATATTTTGGGTCTCTCATATCTTCAGGTGTTGGTGGCTCTCTATCTATTCTGGGATTTAATGTTCCATCCTCAAACCACCCATTTACGACAACCATGGCCTGAGCTCTGGAAAGGGGCAGCGGGGGTGGAGGACTGTTCCTGTTAGCCCCCTAGAATAGGAAGGCCTTCTGCCTCTGCCATCAGCAGCACACACCTCTAGGGAAAAACTTCTTTAGATCTCATTCCATTACGCTTTACTACCTCAGTTATGTCAGATGCTCCCTTTAAAAGCTCAGAGAAAGTGTTTGTGTTGCTCATAGAAAGATAAATTTATGATCCGTCTTCCACATTTCTAATACACCTGTATACTAATTGTGGCTTTGGGAGGGTGTCTATGCAAAGTAAAGCTTAATCTATGTATCTCTTGATAAATGCTACCAATCATTCTCCTTGTCTCTGTTTTACCCTTCCTAGGTCCATGATGTGCATAGAGGGATCCTCTTCTAGGAACTTGTTGCAGAACTCCATCACTAATTGCTCCCAGGTGTTGATGCTATTGGCTTTCAACTTGGCATACCACGTGAACGCCCTTCTTGTCAATGATTTTGCGAACTCCTTGATCTTAAGCTCCTGGTGGTTCCTGAACACCCCAAGGTCGTCCAAGAATGACAGGATGTGTTCCTTGGCACTTTCGGTACCATCAAATTTACGAAAAGTAGGCGGTTGGTACCCCTTAGGGTACGGTTTTGCCAAAATATGATGCCCAAATGGTGGACTTATCTCTCAAGTGGGTTCACTTGCTTCTCCTTTGCTCTTTAGAATACACGCCAACTCTCTACGAGTGATCGAGGTGTTCTCGTCTTCCTCTATATTCTCCAGATTCACGACTGGAGGTGGTGAAAGGGGTTCTATACCTCGTTTGATCCCTAGCCATCATTTCTGTTATCAAAGTTTACATCTTTGTTTGGTTGTCTATCATATAGTTATACACATGAGCAGGGATGGTTATGTGAGTGTGTGGACCAACAGTACCTCCAACGTGGGGTGTGAAGAAATTCGCGTAGGCATGAGCTCCTTTTCCTCCTGCACCCAGATTCTGCTGTTccatgtgttcttctttttAGTTGTGCCCGTCCTCATCTTGAAGTGATCCCAAGATGAGATTGAGGTTTCGAGGGGTTATTGAATGTCGCTTAGGTGGTTGATTCTGCCCAGAACGAGTATTGCTAGGCTCAGCCATCACGTCGAAGTGTTCCTCCCTAGTGGAGTCACCAAGTGATTCAAGTGAGTTTTGTGAAAAATagattaaatgaaaaatgattAAGATAAGAGATTTGGAGTAAGTAAACTTGTGAggaaaatacttttattaatagcAAATAAGCAATAATACAAGAactaatgatgaggaataaagGTGGAGAACAAGTGTTGAGACATCCACTAATGTCACAAGAGGATGAATGAGCTTTGTTTAAAGTGGATAGGGGTTGATTAATTGCTGTCGGGTGTTCTGGTGGAACACCCGAATGCCAATTTCGCTTGTGAAGTTGATgaataaaatgaagaacaatGGGAGAAAtttgagaagagaaaaagataaatttttgggCTTCTAAGTTTCAAAGAAAAGTCCTTTAAAGAGGTGGCTTGATGTCCTTTTATAGTGTCAAACCATTTTGAGGAGGGAATCTATTGTCCAATGGTTATAGTGTGATGTTTGGCCTACTCCTTTTACCCCAAATATTTTTAGGTacttcaaatcttttcaactaGAAAGGGAAGAAGTTGATTTCCACAAGTTAAACTAAAGCTCATGACATGTGACATTAGTGAATGGACATTTAGTTTGGTTTTCTTCTAACTAGATGACACTCTTTATACTCCAAATTCAATCAATCCATTTTCACCAATTTAGTTCccactaaaaaaaaattcaactctTCAACATGTTCTTTTAGGTTCTATCCTTCTATTCAACACTTTTAAGAAGAACTTGACTCTTTTTTTACTAtatctttaaattattttaaaaattatttatgtacaaaaaatttatatttttagtacacAATAACTCTTTCTCCACTAACTTTAGTTTCAAAAGAGTAAAGTGATGTCAGTATAATACTATTCATTTATTTCTCTAAGAGTGTGCATGGAAGATTTATTTGCACAGCCCGTTATATTCCAAGCAAGCATATTCATGAAAAAACGAGAAAGCTTGATCAAATCAATTGTTTTTGGACTAGATATCAAAAAAGTACAAACTACGAAGTAAAAGACGTGTCGTAATAGCCCTTTTCTTTTTTGGACGGAGTAATAGATCTCAAAAGAACCGGCACGACGAATGAATTGTTTGGGCTTAGGCTTGGCCCTTGTGTCCTTTCTGGGCTTCTGACGCTCATATGATAAGAAGTTCTAAGAAGAGGATTAAGGATTCTCATCCTCCGAATAAGTCAACAAAAAACAAGAGATTTTTTGTTTCAGTATTTGCTTCTGGTTTTGCAGACCGAGAGTGAGATGGGACTCTTATCACTTACATTCCATCCTTCTCCCGCTTTCAATCCCTCGATTTTTACGCTTCCTCCCCACCGCTGCCACCGCCCCTCTTCACTCGCCGTCAGAGCCACTTCCGCCGCCGGCACCCCGCAGCCTCTGCTCCAAGTCAATGACCTGAGGGCGAAGATCCTGGAATCCGGCGTCGAGATTCTCCACGGCGTCAACCTCACGGTCAACGAGGGAGAGGTTCACGCCATCATGGGAAAGAACGGTTCCGGGAAAAGCACTTTTGCTAAGGTACCTTCATTTCTTAAGTTCTTTCATTTTTAACTGAATTTTTAGTCTTCTGCTCAAGATGGTTGCTCAATTAAAGTCTACGCTATTCTGTGTATCGATGAAGAATTTTGATTACTGTAAAGCTAAGGAATTTATGATGCTATGGTATGCCATACATGGAATGAAAGTGAATAGGGAAAAGAAAAGAGTTGATTCGATTATTATGGATTTTCCTTTTGCAGGTTCTTGTGGGTCACCCTGATTATGAGGTTACTGGAGGCAGTGTTGTGTTCAAAGGGGAGAATTTGCTTGAAATGGAACCCGAGGAGCGGTCACTAGCTGGTCTTTTTATGAGTTTCCAGTCCCCTGTTGAGATTCCTGGTGTTTCTAATGATGAGTTTTTGGTCATGGCATATAATGCACGGAGGCGAAAGCTTGGCCTCCCTGAGCTTGGACCACTCGAGGTGGGTCATCTTTTGTCTTATCGGGCTGTGCATGGTTCCAGTTGTTTCTGATATTGTTTGTTGAGCTGAATATGTGGTTCTGTCTTGCAGTGCTTCTCTTACCTGATGGAGAAACTCCAGCTTGTTAACATGAAGCCGGACTTCCTCAATAGGAATGTCAATGAAGGATTCAGTGGTGGAGAACGCAAACGCAATGAAATTTTGCAGCTTGCGGTACTGTTTAAGTCCTAGTTTCTTTATTGTAAGTTGTGATTGAATCATAAGTGTTTGTTCTGTCCTAACTTCTTTTACTCTTACCTCCATCCATGGTGCAGGTTTTGGGGGCAGACTTGGCTATTCTGGACGAAATTGATTCTGGATTGGATGTTGATGCACTCAGAGATGTTGCAAATGCAGTCAATCGTATACGTGCCCCAAAGAATTCTTTGATGATGATAACTCACTATCGAAGAATACTGGATCTTTTAAATCCGACACATGTCCATGTTATGGTAAGTTGCGACTGATCTTCCACTCTATTATAAGTTTTGAACTTAAAGAGAATGGATAAGATTCAGAGTGAAGTTAGACAAGAttccttctccctattttctCATGAAGTTTAGAGAAAAATGTATCTTAGGTGTTGACACTTAGTATGAATGCACTCGTGCTGCAAAATAACACAAATGAACCTTTCCTATTATGAAATTTCAGGACAAAGGGAAAATTGCGAGGACAGGTGACATATCCATTGTAGAAACTATTGAGACTGAGGGATATGAAACAGTTGCAGCTTTGACCTAATAAATCTTGTAAGGGTATTATCTTGGTGTAAATTTGTTGTGCTTGTTCAATTTAAATTCACTTCTTATTCACCTTGTATTATAGATGTTCGCCTTTCTCTTTTAGGAGCATTCTTGGAAATAGACAATATGTAATTAGGAGCAACGATTAACCATAATATATTAAGAGTAAAATTTATAGGCCTCACAAAAAATAGTCATCTAGAGCTTTCATTTCAATCTGATATCTATATTCATTCTGAC
The genomic region above belongs to Arachis duranensis cultivar V14167 chromosome 3, aradu.V14167.gnm2.J7QH, whole genome shotgun sequence and contains:
- the LOC107479308 gene encoding ABC transporter I family member 6, chloroplastic, yielding MGLLSLTFHPSPAFNPSIFTLPPHRCHRPSSLAVRATSAAGTPQPLLQVNDLRAKILESGVEILHGVNLTVNEGEVHAIMGKNGSGKSTFAKVLVGHPDYEVTGGSVVFKGENLLEMEPEERSLAGLFMSFQSPVEIPGVSNDEFLVMAYNARRRKLGLPELGPLECFSYLMEKLQLVNMKPDFLNRNVNEGFSGGERKRNEILQLAVLGADLAILDEIDSGLDVDALRDVANAVNRIRAPKNSLMMITHYRRILDLLNPTHVHVMDKGKIARTGDISIVETIETEGYETVAALT